The proteins below are encoded in one region of Clostridia bacterium:
- a CDS encoding NADH-quinone oxidoreductase subunit M produces MNAASLNGIILTLVTFLPAAGALLLAFFPRRDRDIRWFALAISIATLLASLHLPWHFRNGDMGFQFEQNVGWIPLGAGEGIRYHLGIDGISLWLVILTTFLVPLSVLISWKSIQDRVKEFFILLLLLETAMIGVFVSLDLFLFYFFWEATLIPMALLIGMYGHERRIYAAIKFFLFTMIASVFMLGAIIWLYVHTGSFDFVTIQAALAGGQVDGIATATKWLFLGFFIAFAVKVPLFPLHTWLPDAHVEAPTAGSVLLAGVLLKMGTYGLLRFNLGLFAEEARRNAPWIIALAIIGIIYGALVAMVQPNMKKLIAYSSVSHLGFVVLGIFSFTQAGVNGAVYQMLNHGVSTGALFMLAGIVYERRHTYEIKQYGGLATPMPVYATFFLIITLSSIGLPLMNGFVGEFLILTGSFQAKAIYGILAASGVIWSAAYMLWMYQRVFYGTVKNEANAALPDMNGRERVALLPLAIAALVMGVAPVLWLNSIDPAVARAISMRQNQQAVSGGVTTPLPNVAPATLNVPQVTGR; encoded by the coding sequence ATGAACGCCGCGAGTCTGAACGGCATTATCCTGACGCTGGTCACGTTTCTTCCTGCCGCAGGCGCTTTGCTGCTTGCATTCTTCCCGCGACGTGACCGCGACATACGCTGGTTCGCGCTGGCGATCTCCATCGCCACGCTGCTGGCTTCCCTGCACCTGCCCTGGCACTTCAGGAATGGAGACATGGGCTTCCAGTTTGAGCAGAACGTTGGCTGGATCCCGCTCGGCGCCGGTGAAGGCATTCGCTATCACCTCGGCATCGACGGTATCTCGCTGTGGCTGGTTATCCTGACCACGTTCCTGGTTCCGCTCAGTGTTCTCATCTCCTGGAAGTCGATTCAAGACAGGGTGAAGGAGTTCTTCATCCTGCTGCTGCTGCTCGAGACGGCGATGATCGGCGTCTTCGTGTCTCTCGACCTCTTCCTCTTCTACTTCTTCTGGGAAGCCACGCTGATTCCGATGGCGCTGCTTATCGGCATGTATGGGCACGAGCGCCGAATCTACGCAGCTATCAAGTTCTTCCTGTTTACGATGATCGCTTCGGTCTTCATGCTCGGCGCAATCATCTGGCTCTATGTGCATACGGGAAGCTTCGACTTCGTAACCATCCAGGCGGCACTCGCGGGTGGGCAGGTTGATGGTATTGCGACGGCGACGAAGTGGCTGTTCCTTGGCTTCTTTATAGCCTTTGCCGTCAAGGTACCTCTCTTTCCATTGCACACCTGGCTCCCCGACGCTCACGTGGAAGCGCCGACAGCGGGCTCTGTCCTTCTCGCCGGAGTGCTGCTGAAGATGGGCACCTACGGCCTACTCCGATTCAACCTTGGACTGTTCGCCGAAGAAGCTCGCCGCAATGCGCCGTGGATCATTGCGCTTGCGATTATCGGCATCATCTATGGCGCATTAGTCGCCATGGTGCAGCCGAATATGAAGAAGTTGATCGCCTATTCTTCGGTTAGCCACCTTGGGTTCGTTGTACTCGGCATCTTCAGCTTTACGCAAGCTGGCGTGAATGGCGCTGTTTACCAGATGCTGAACCATGGCGTCTCGACCGGCGCACTGTTCATGCTGGCTGGCATTGTTTATGAGCGCCGCCACACCTATGAGATCAAGCAGTACGGCGGTCTGGCTACTCCCATGCCGGTGTATGCCACCTTCTTCCTCATTATCACGCTATCCTCCATCGGTCTGCCGCTGATGAATGGCTTTGTCGGCGAGTTCCTCATCCTGACCGGCTCATTCCAGGCTAAGGCAATCTACGGAATCCTGGCCGCAAGCGGCGTCATCTGGAGCGCGGCGTACATGCTCTGGATGTATCAACGCGTGTTCTACGGCACGGTCAAAAACGAGGCCAATGCTGCCCTGCCGGATATGAACGGCCGCGAGCGAGTCGCACTATTGCCGCTCGCAATCGCAGCGCTGGTCATGGGAGTCGCGCCTGTGCTCTGGCTGAACTCGATTGACCCGGCTGTGGCAAGGGCTATTTCCATGCGGCAGAACCAGCAAGCCGTATCCGGTGGCGTAACTACGCCGCTGCCCAACGTCGCTCCGGCGACACTGAACGTTCCTCAGGTGACCGGCCGATGA
- a CDS encoding ATP synthase F0 subunit C, whose product MRKVMFVLLAVVAMSLMVTPAFAQGTEAGAAAHPTNWVAITSGFAMAIAVALAALGQSRVAASACEGLARNPAARPGIQLALILGLAFIESLVLFTLVIIFVKVA is encoded by the coding sequence ATGCGTAAAGTAATGTTCGTCCTGCTGGCCGTCGTCGCCATGTCGCTTATGGTCACGCCCGCCTTCGCGCAGGGCACCGAAGCAGGTGCCGCTGCCCACCCGACCAACTGGGTCGCCATCACATCCGGCTTCGCCATGGCGATTGCCGTTGCGCTGGCTGCACTCGGCCAGTCGCGCGTTGCCGCTTCCGCCTGCGAAGGCCTGGCCCGCAACCCCGCCGCGCGTCCCGGAATCCAGCTTGCGCTGATTCTTGGTCTGGCATTCATCGAGTCGCTCGTGCTGTTCACGCTCGTTATCATCTTCGTGAAGGTCGCTTAA
- a CDS encoding ABC transporter ATP-binding protein — protein sequence MTLIGMTAMLEFDHVTKEYGRVFSRCRIRALDGFSLEVEQGEIFGFLGPNGAGKTTAIHLALGFMRATSGRGRLLGRPFGDAATRARVGFLAENVALYHRRASSLVRFYGGLNRMHDPSLAQRTRDVLDLVDMREHAGRNVGRFSRGMMQRIGLAQAMVNDPELLILDEPTSALDPIGRVAVRELLLRAREQGKTIFLSSHMLSEVEQICDRVAILMHGRVVRLGRMPELLQQSESWTVTARGLDPAGYPDATLDGELLSFVASGRVQRQIIERIWMAGGEVVSVTPMRRSLEDLFMQLAAEADEAGSPAARVNA from the coding sequence GTGACACTAATCGGCATGACGGCCATGCTCGAATTCGATCATGTCACAAAAGAATACGGCAGAGTGTTTTCGCGGTGCCGCATTCGAGCTCTCGACGGCTTCTCGCTCGAGGTGGAGCAGGGTGAGATTTTCGGATTTCTTGGCCCAAACGGTGCCGGAAAAACGACGGCCATCCACCTTGCGCTAGGTTTCATGCGAGCGACCTCGGGCAGAGGTCGGTTGTTGGGGCGGCCATTCGGAGATGCGGCGACGCGTGCGCGTGTGGGTTTCCTTGCGGAGAACGTGGCGCTCTATCACCGGCGCGCTTCCTCCTTGGTTCGCTTCTACGGCGGGCTTAACCGAATGCATGACCCATCGTTAGCACAGCGTACACGAGACGTTCTGGACCTAGTGGACATGCGTGAACACGCCGGGCGCAACGTGGGACGATTCTCTCGCGGCATGATGCAACGCATTGGGTTGGCGCAAGCGATGGTGAATGATCCCGAACTGCTGATCCTTGACGAACCTACGTCGGCGCTTGATCCTATCGGACGTGTCGCCGTGCGGGAATTACTGCTGCGCGCGCGGGAGCAGGGTAAGACGATCTTCCTCAGTTCACATATGCTGTCGGAAGTTGAGCAAATTTGTGATCGTGTCGCCATCCTTATGCACGGGCGAGTTGTGCGCCTTGGACGGATGCCTGAGCTGCTGCAACAGAGCGAGAGTTGGACGGTGACCGCGCGTGGTCTTGATCCGGCCGGCTACCCGGACGCGACGCTCGATGGTGAGCTGTTGAGTTTTGTGGCTTCGGGAAGAGTGCAAAGGCAGATTATCGAGCGCATATGGATGGCAGGCGGAGAAGTGGTGAGCGTGACGCCGATGCGTCGTTCATTGGAAGACCTGTTCATGCAATTGGCTGCAGAGGCCGATGAGGCGGGATCACCCGCGGCGAGAGTGAACGCTTGA
- a CDS encoding NADH-quinone oxidoreductase subunit N, giving the protein MIPAVDYIRILPEIVLTVFGIIVMMVDPLLKDQDDRKSLGAVAAVGIVAAIIATVYQSTYPGTSWWGMVRVDNFSIFFHIVVLVVALVTTLMSFEYLKVQNIRHGEYYGLILFGTVGMGLMSSAVELVLIFIALEISSISTYVLAGFRRRAAESTESSLKYFLLGSFATAFFLYGIAMMFGATGSTNVGEIARVLQNDAPTLAYVAVALMFVGLGFKVAAAPFQIWTPDVYEGAPAPVVGFMSTAPKAAAFAVLLRVLFATSAPGWFWLIWISAALSMTLGNMGALVQQNVKRLLAYSSIAHAGYLLVAFAAIKDTNAGISAAMFYSASYAAMNVGAFAVVSHFASTGEKYVLLDDYAGLGRRSPLLAATLTIFLLSLIGIPITGGFFAKFYVFSAALKSNLVGLTIIGLINSAIGAFYYLRIIVYMYMRDERVSTPVPRVPVALGFALVVSVVATIYLGVFPGRVLNYALESARMLMQ; this is encoded by the coding sequence ATGATTCCCGCCGTCGATTACATTCGCATCCTGCCAGAGATCGTACTCACCGTCTTTGGCATCATCGTCATGATGGTGGACCCGCTCCTGAAGGATCAGGACGACCGCAAGTCGCTCGGCGCGGTTGCCGCAGTCGGCATCGTTGCCGCGATTATCGCGACAGTTTACCAGTCCACCTATCCCGGGACGTCGTGGTGGGGCATGGTGCGGGTCGATAATTTCAGCATCTTCTTCCACATCGTCGTGCTTGTGGTCGCACTCGTTACGACCCTCATGTCGTTCGAGTACCTCAAGGTTCAGAACATTCGTCACGGCGAATATTACGGTCTTATCCTGTTCGGCACGGTTGGTATGGGCCTCATGTCGTCGGCCGTCGAACTGGTCCTGATCTTCATCGCCCTTGAGATTTCGTCCATCTCGACCTACGTTCTCGCTGGCTTCCGTCGGCGCGCAGCAGAAAGCACCGAATCGTCGCTGAAGTATTTCCTTCTCGGATCATTCGCTACGGCTTTCTTCCTCTATGGCATTGCCATGATGTTCGGCGCAACTGGGTCGACAAACGTCGGGGAAATCGCCCGCGTCCTGCAAAACGACGCTCCAACGCTGGCCTATGTCGCTGTCGCGCTCATGTTCGTAGGACTGGGTTTCAAGGTTGCCGCGGCTCCCTTTCAGATTTGGACACCTGACGTGTACGAAGGCGCGCCGGCTCCCGTCGTAGGATTCATGTCGACCGCGCCGAAAGCTGCTGCGTTTGCCGTTCTGCTCCGGGTGCTCTTCGCCACATCGGCGCCGGGATGGTTCTGGCTGATCTGGATATCGGCGGCACTTTCAATGACGCTCGGCAATATGGGCGCGCTGGTACAACAGAACGTGAAACGCCTGTTGGCTTACTCCTCCATCGCGCACGCCGGCTACCTGCTAGTTGCATTCGCCGCCATCAAGGACACCAATGCCGGCATCTCAGCCGCCATGTTTTATTCAGCGTCGTATGCGGCGATGAACGTCGGTGCGTTCGCTGTCGTGAGCCATTTCGCAAGCACGGGCGAGAAGTACGTGTTGCTCGACGACTACGCTGGACTGGGACGACGTTCGCCCCTTCTGGCCGCGACGCTCACTATCTTCCTTTTATCCCTGATTGGAATTCCTATCACTGGGGGGTTCTTCGCGAAGTTTTACGTCTTCAGCGCGGCGCTCAAATCGAACCTCGTGGGATTGACCATCATCGGCCTGATCAACAGTGCCATCGGGGCGTTCTACTATCTGCGAATCATCGTGTATATGTACATGCGCGATGAGCGCGTCAGCACTCCTGTCCCGCGCGTTCCCGTGGCATTGGGCTTCGCGCTCGTTGTCAGCGTTGTGGCTACTATTTATCTTGGCGTGTTTCCGGGTCGCGTGCTGAACTACGCACTCGAATCGGCAAGAATGTTGATGCAATAA
- a CDS encoding ATP synthase subunit I, whose amino-acid sequence MQNAELPSGSEESPRDLEAAPFTLDPVAESFYSAATARILKMMAWLALPAIAVALALNWRFGLGLALGCAISYQNFRWLAEAVNGLGDRIVNANSQESGVGIVVRFTIRLLLVALAAYAIFRITQVGLYGLLAGLFLPVAAVFCEAAYELFAATRRGL is encoded by the coding sequence ATGCAAAACGCTGAACTACCATCAGGTTCCGAAGAGTCACCGAGGGATTTAGAGGCTGCACCTTTTACTCTCGATCCGGTTGCCGAGTCGTTCTATTCGGCGGCGACGGCACGAATTCTGAAGATGATGGCTTGGCTGGCGCTGCCGGCGATTGCCGTCGCGCTCGCACTGAACTGGCGCTTCGGCCTGGGTCTGGCGCTTGGTTGCGCAATTTCTTACCAGAACTTTCGCTGGCTGGCGGAAGCGGTGAATGGTCTGGGGGATCGGATCGTCAACGCGAACAGCCAGGAATCTGGCGTTGGAATTGTCGTCCGTTTCACTATCCGTCTGCTTTTGGTAGCCTTAGCCGCATATGCTATATTCAGAATTACACAGGTAGGGCTATATGGCCTTCTTGCGGGCCTGTTTCTGCCTGTCGCGGCCGTGTTTTGCGAGGCCGCATATGAGCTTTTTGCCGCAACGCGGCGCGGACTCTAA
- a CDS encoding AtpZ/AtpI family protein — protein sequence MLTVPQRRASLYSMADERDQRSTGRSEPAQGDDKQSPWVQIARYSEIGFTIPAAVLLGFFVGKALDYWLHTHWLYLAGVVFGAIAGFVSMIRMALSSDDAKR from the coding sequence ATGCTGACGGTTCCGCAACGCCGTGCTAGCCTTTACAGCATGGCAGACGAGCGCGACCAACGATCAACAGGCCGGTCTGAGCCTGCGCAGGGCGATGATAAGCAGAGTCCCTGGGTACAGATCGCACGGTATTCCGAAATCGGCTTTACGATTCCGGCAGCGGTGCTGCTTGGATTTTTCGTTGGTAAGGCGCTCGACTACTGGCTGCACACGCATTGGCTTTACCTGGCGGGCGTCGTCTTTGGCGCCATCGCCGGCTTCGTATCCATGATTCGCATGGCGCTCTCCTCTGACGATGCAAAACGCTGA
- the atpB gene encoding F0F1 ATP synthase subunit A, producing the protein MHSQLPFTELLNRLFAGPVVALLHALGIHPHNPAAPIPNYVAMQVLVVLLLVLFFIVVRSRLSVDKPGALQHVMEGIHGFVGGLGEEIIGHHHKRYDSYLIALGMFILGCNLIGLIPAFESPTGIPSVPLGCAVVTWFYYHTQGIRANGLGYVKHFMGPVWWLAPLMLPIEIFSHLARILSLTIRLFANIFAGDMVTLVFFSLIPIGVPIIFLGLHIGVSFIQTYIFVLLATVYLSEATAHEH; encoded by the coding sequence ATGCATTCACAACTGCCATTCACTGAGCTACTGAACCGGCTGTTTGCAGGACCAGTTGTCGCGCTGCTGCACGCGCTCGGTATCCATCCGCATAATCCAGCCGCACCGATCCCGAATTACGTTGCGATGCAGGTGCTTGTCGTCCTGCTGTTGGTGCTGTTTTTCATCGTAGTGCGCTCGCGGCTGTCGGTTGATAAGCCAGGTGCGTTGCAGCACGTGATGGAAGGTATTCACGGCTTCGTTGGCGGACTCGGTGAAGAGATCATCGGCCATCACCATAAGCGGTACGACTCGTACCTGATTGCGCTGGGCATGTTCATTCTCGGCTGCAATCTCATCGGGCTAATACCGGCGTTCGAGTCGCCTACCGGTATTCCCTCTGTTCCGCTCGGTTGTGCGGTTGTGACCTGGTTCTACTATCACACGCAGGGGATTCGAGCGAATGGGCTGGGCTACGTTAAGCACTTCATGGGGCCCGTCTGGTGGCTTGCGCCCTTGATGTTACCGATTGAAATTTTCAGCCATCTTGCGCGCATTCTCTCGCTCACCATTCGTTTGTTTGCCAACATTTTCGCGGGCGACATGGTGACGCTGGTATTCTTCTCGCTGATTCCGATCGGCGTGCCGATCATCTTCCTTGGCTTGCACATCGGCGTCTCGTTTATCCAGACCTACATTTTCGTCCTGCTCGCGACGGTGTACTTGTCTGAGGCCACGGCCCACGAGCACTAA